CTAGATGCCGTCCGTCAAGCTCCACGTGACGCAGTGCAGGTACTTCGGACTTTTCTTCGTGCAAACTGGCAGCAGTTGTCAGATGCCTATATTGCTGGACTTGAAGATGCTGCCGAGATTATTCGGTGGCGATATCTGATATCGCCTCATACCAGAGACCGCTGCAAAGGCGTCGTCGCAAGTTTGTCGCCCCGAGATCTGGAGCTACTTGCCGCCGCCCTTTACGACGCGATGGGATATCGGTACGAGGTGACGCGCAAATCCAAGGATGGCGGTGTCGACGTTATCGCATTGAGCGAATCAGGGAGGAAGCGGCAGCGCCACCTCATTCAATGTAAGCACACGCGCTTGGTGGGCGTTGAACCCGTTAATCAGATCTTGGCAGTCGTGGAACGCCGCAGAGCGACACAAGCGGTGCTGCTGACATCCGGCCGGTTTACCAAGGGCGCGCTCGCAATCCAAGCGGAGGAAGATCGCGTCGAACTCGTCGATGGTGAAACTCTAATTTTGCGACTCAATGAGTATCTCGGCCCTGACTGGTACACGCGCAGCGAGCGCATTCTCGCTGGCGTCGCGCGCCGTGTAGGGAGGACAAGCTAACTGCGAGCACACATCTGCATCCCTCGGGTAGAACTATTGAATTGGGGACGCGAGCCGCCCCGGCCGAAAACCGCGCAGAACGCGGGCTCGAGTAGAGTAGATGGAGGGGCGCCTCAAAATGGGCTGGTGGCCGACGCGTGTGTCGCTTTCGCGCACCCACGCGCGGCACAGCCCCATGGCCTCAACGCTCGGGTGCTGCGCCGGCCAGCGCGACGCGCCGGAACTTTGCCTGTGGCCGGCGTGATGCCTGGGGCGTGTCGATTCGTTCGAGCAGGCGGACGGCCGAGATGGGTGTCGAGCAGGCGTGCCTTGTATCCTGCCTGGTGCGTGGTCGGGGTTACCTTCGAGTGAGCGGGCCCGCCCGTGGGGGAGGGCTGCCATCGGTGCGGGCTCCCCCCCGTCGCCGGACGTTGCGGGCACGACGAGCAACCGGCCGATCGTCTCGTGGACGACACGAGCCGCAACGTGATCCCCGAGGGCGACGGCACGGGTGAGCGTCTCGGCGAGCGAGGCGACCACCGCGGCGCGCGGCGACGGGTCGGTCGGCGCGAGCTCTCCGAGCCCGACGCTCGCCGGTTGGGCCCAGGTTGGGCCCGCGCCTTCCGAGGGGCTGCGATCCGTCGTCAGGCCCCTCCCAAATCCCGGGGGATCCGCCCGATCGCGCCGGTTCGCCACCGCAAATTCGTCCTTGGGCCTCGTCGCTCGTGCGGAGGGGCGGACGACGCAAGGCGCAACGATCTCAACAGTCTCACGCGACAGGGAAGGCTCGGTTCTCCTCCGCTGCGGCCCAACTCGGGCCCAACCGGCCGCCTTCGAAAGCTTCTTCTTCGGCGGCGCGGGCGCGGGCTCGCTCCCGCAGAAGGCGCCGTCTCGTGTCCCGCTCCGCGATCTCAGGTCGCTGAGCCCGGGCCAGGTCGGGCGGCTGGCTCAATCCAGCGGATCCCCATCCTCGTCGATTGCGACGGCAAAGGGCCCCGCGCTTGGCCCCGCCGGCATCACCCACCGGCCGGCCACGGCGTCGGGCGCGACGCCGGCGAGCTCCGCGATGCGCTCCTGCCAGTGCTCGGACGCCTCGGTCGCGCAGCGAATCACCGTGGACGCCGTCTTGCCCACTGCCGGCTCGGCCTCCAGCACCACGGCGACCTCCGCCGCGAGCGCCGCGTCCGCCTCGACGATCTCGGCGTCCGGATCGGACCGGCGGATCAGATCCGCGACGCGCGAGGCCTCCGACGAGCCGAGCACGTACGTCCCCACCTGCGCGCGTTGCGCTTCCACGAGCCGGCTGAGCGCGTCCTTGCCCGCCTCGCTCAACCCAGCAAGGTCGAGCGGCACCGCCCGCGTACGGGCCGAGCGCCCCGCCTCGGCGAGCGCCTCGGCAACGGCGCGCTCGTCCACGATCTCGCCTCCGAGCACCACGACATCGCCGAAGCGGTGCCGGCGGGCCACCTCCCTTGCGGCCAGCGAGGCGCCCTCATGGAGCGCGATCCCTGCCCGCGCGCACCCGACCCGCACGGCCGGGAGCGCCGCGCGGGACGCCGCCGCGCTGGCCAGGAGCACCGCGGAGATGCCGTATCCCCGCACCAGGTCGAGGCAAAGGAGCACGAGGCGGGCCGCTGACACCCGCGACAGCGTGCTGTAGGGGGAGTGGCGCGTGTCGGAGAGGTGGACGATCCGGTACCCCTGCACGAGCGACGCGATCTGCGACGGGAGGCGCGCGGCGGCGCCGCGCTCATCGAGAATGACGAGGGTTCGCTGGCTGGATGAGCTCATGACTGGCGTGGGGCGAAATGTAGCAGGTGGAGCTGACCGTTCGGAAGGCGGCCGATCGAGTAGGTGATGCGATTCACGCACGCGCGCTGCGCCGGCTGCCCTGACTGGGACTCCAGCCCTTCGAGCGTCTCCCTGGGCGCGTGAGAGCCCGAGTGCACCTGCCCCGGCGCGAGGGAGCGGAGGGCCGCGTCGTCGCGGGTCATGATGTCCCGTAACGAGCGCAGCGCCTGGTTGCGCGAGCGGAAGACCGTGTTCGTCTGCTTTGTCGGCCGCGAAGTCGCGAGCGCGGCCGGATCCTGGCCCGGGCCCGGCACGTGCGCACGCGCGTGCCCCACGTTGTTCCCGAAGCTGCGGTTCTCGGAATCCTCCAGCAGCCGCTCGGCCTCGCGAAGCGACGCGAGGCCGAAAGGATCGATCCACGCAAACGGGTTGACCGCATAACCGTAGTACCCCGACCCCCCGGCCACGCCGAGCGGATCCGGGGAGACGAACATGCCATCTGCCGGGTCGTAGTAGCGATAGCGGTTGTAGTAGAGGCCGGTCTCGGCATCTTCGTACTGTCCCGGGAACCGCAGCGGAGTGCTGGCGCCGCCGTCGCGCGGCGCCTCGAGCCCGAAGGCCCGCCGCTCCAGCGAACCCACGATGGCGCCCGCGTCGTCGAGGAGCTGCTCCGGCGTGCCGACAGGATCATTGACGTAATGAACCCATCGCCCATCGGCCTCGCGGTGCGCCGCCGGGAGTTGCAAGGGGCCGTGCCCATGGCGATGGCCGGGTGGTTACGGCGGGAAGACTACGGCGGGCTCAGGGGAGAGGCGCCGGCGAGGTCGTGCGATCCGCGCATGCCGAGCGGGTCGGCGAGCGAGAGCGCCGAGAGCTGATTCGGCTAACTGAAGAGCGTCTTGCTTGCGTGCCTTATTGATGCGACGTGTGACCGAATTCCACGGGCAACATCGACCCATGCTTCGTCGCGATCTTGCCACTTCGTGATCTCTTTTCGGTTCGATGGAAATGGCGGAAGTCGAGCGATAAGGGCATCATCGTCGGTCATGTCGACCGGGCTCACTAGAATTGGAACAATAACAGCGCTACTATGGCACTTCTCGATCTTGTTCATCATATCGCGCTCGTAGAGCTCGTTGAGGTATTCGGCGCTAATCAGTAGAAGTATGATTCTTGCGAGCTCCAGATTTCTCCATACCTGCTCTTTTAGATCTTCGCCACCCAGAACTTCTCCCTCGTGCCAGGTTCGAATAATCCTCTGGTGTCTGAGCATGCAGAGGTGATTCATCAGTTTCTCTCTGTGTTGCTCGTCGACGCGGGCATTCCCGCAAAACACGGGCACAGGCTCGAGGTCCTCTTGTGGATTGTGGTCGCGGGTGCGTCTCGGTGTCCACACGGACGAGCGTTGCCGAGGAACCCACAGTCGGTTGGTTCTGACATCCCGAGTTGAACGCTCGGCCGTTGCTCCAACGTGCTCCGTGCGCTCATCTCGCGTATCGTCCGCCCGCTCTTTTTGCGCGTTCGTGACATCGTGAGCCAACGACTCGATGGCTTTGACAATATTGTCGACGCTGCGAGCGATTTCGTGTTTCTTGGACGCCGGATCGAGCAGGTTCCGAGCGTCAAATTTTGGTGTTCGGACGATACGAACGTGGGAGTCGTGAGATCCTCTAGCGGTCGTCGTGCGTAATAGAACGTCAACAGCCCTGTTGATGGAGCCGCGCTCGGCGTGCTCGAAGGCGGACCCCCAGGCGGCCTGCTTCTCGAGGATGCCGGTGGCGAGGGCGGCGCGCTCGGCGTGCTCGAAGGCGGACCCCCAAGCGGTCTGCTTCTCGAGGATGCCGGTGGCGAGGGCGGCGCGCTCGGCGTGCTCGAAGGCGGACCCCCAGGCGGTCTGCTTCTCGAGGATGCCGGTGGCGAGGGCGGCGCGCTCGGCGTGCTCGAAGGCGGACCCCCAGGCGGTCTGCTTCTCGAGGATGCCGGTGGCGAGGGCGGCGCGCTCGGCGTGCTCGAAGGCGGCCCCCCAAGCGGTCTGCTTCTCGAGGATGCCGGTGGCGAGGGCGGCGCGCTCGGCGTGCTCGAAGGCGGCCCCCCAGGCGGTCTGCTTCTCGAGGGTGCCGGTGGCGAGGGCGGTGCGCTCGGCGTGCTCGAAGGCGGCCCCCCAGGCGGTCTGCTTCTCGAGGGTGCCGGTGGCAAGGGCGGCGCGCTCGGCGTGCTCGAAGGCGGCTCCCCAGGCGGCCTGCTTCTCGAGGATTCCGGTGGCGAGGGCGGCGCGGTCCCCGATGCTGGAGAGGCGCTCCGCGAGGCCGGCTATCCGGGTGGCGACCGACGCCTCATCCGCAAGTCGGAGCATGTCGATATAAGACCTCATGCGCGTTCATACGCTGAACCTGCTTGCAGTAGCTTGTCAAGCGGCACACGTGTGCGAATCCAGCCGCATCGGTGGGGCTGTCCACCGGACATCTTGCGTGCAGCCAAGCGGTTGGAGAGGACACCTCGGGCGGCAGGAGCCCCATCGGGCGCTATGTCCTCACGGCAGCGTCCGCTTCCTCGCATCCGGGCTGCGCCAGCACGCCGGCACGCCGGTTCGGCACCGGGATCCGTCCCGCCGGCCTGGTGCCCGGCGGCCGGCTCTCGCATGAGCCGCGAACTCGGTGCGGCCGGCGTCGGGGCGAACATCGATCTCCACCCGGTCCCCTTCCTCAGACCCCGACGTCGATGTGAAGGCGATCCCGACGGGGAGCCCACCGCTGCCTCCGCCACCGATGCTGCCGGCGCTGCGGCCGTGCCGTGGTGCCGCGGAAGGCCAGAGCCGCCGTGTGGTGCACGGAGCTCGGCGGGCGCTCCGCGGGGTCGCACAAGGTGAGAGATGCTGTGCGTTGAGTACGCGGGGGACGGCTGCGGAGATCAAGGGGCACGCCGGGCGCTCCGCGGGAGCGGCTGCAGCCACAAGATGGACGCACGCGAGCTCGGGATCGCGCCGGCGTCGCGCTGCTTGGCGCCGGAGCAGACAGCGGCCGCGGGGTCGAGGTGGATGCCGGCGCGCGCGGAGCCGTCGCCGGCGCCGAGCTTCACCTGGATGACTTCGCGCGCGAAGTCGGCACGCCGCGCGTCGGCCAGCTGGCGCCCGTTCTGCGCGACGTACATGGCGCCGGAGCAGAGAGGAAGGCCGCATTCCTCGCTCCGGAGCGGCCGCGGGTGCGCGGGGTCCCCGAAGGCGCGCTCCATGGCGCTCGAGCAGACAGGTCGCAGGGCCGAGGTCCGCGACCGCTCCGCGCACGGAAGTCGAGGTGGATACCGGCGAGTTCGGGGCCGTCGATGTCCGTGTGCTCAAGCGCGTTGGGCCCGGCTGTCGCTGGTTGTGAGCGCGGGCGTCCAAGCCGTGCGTGGTTGCGGCACGGCAGAACCGTAAGACACCGGCGCGGCCTGCCCTTGTCGCGCGGGCGCCGTCGCTTGAAGACGGGCGGATGCGCAGCGGAATGATCGAGCTCTTGAACCGCTTGTTCTCCCGCTCCGCTCGCCGGAGTACCGCGCGCGGTGTGATCGAGGTGATGGCGCTCCTGGGCGATCTGCATCGCCTGCGCGAGGTGATCGGCGTAGGCGCGGCTCGGCAGTTCGACGACGCCGAGAGGCCCGCCGGCCGGGGCAATAACGGCGACGCCCTCGAGCAGCGGCGAGGACGGCGGGACCGTCCGGGCTGCGGTGACTGCGGAGCCCCATCGGGCCATCCGTAGCCGGTCTCGTGGCTCCCCACCGATGGCGCCGCGGCGTGTGGCGCTCGCGGGCGGCTCAGACGCGCGAGCAACGTCGTGCGGCTCCAGGCGCGTGAGCGCTAGCGCGTCGTCGTCGCTGACCGCGCAGGCCACCGCCAATCGCCGCGCTCGCGGGCGGCGTGGCCGCGCGGGCGACGTGGCGCGGTGCCACGCGCGTAGCCGTCACAGCGCGCGGTCACCGCTACCTGGGCACGGCGCTACGCTGGGTCGGGCTTGCCGCCGACATCGTGCAGCGCGGGGCGTGTGGCCGGTCGCGCGCTCCCGCGGCGGCGCGGCCAGGCAGCTGGCGCCAGCACGTCAACACGCGCTGGAGCCGCGCGGGTAGCTGCCCGCTGGCGCACGCTCTGGACGGTACGACCCCTGGCCAGTGTAATGTGCTCCCTAGATTCCGTTTGACGCCGATCCTCTGATCAGAAGAATGGCCCGCGTCGGCACGTTGCTCACGAGTTGCGGAAGACGGGAAGGGGACGATGAGGATGACAGGCCGGCAGATCCCATCGGGGACAGTGCTCGCTCTCGTCCTCAGTGTCGTCCCGATGCAGGCAGACGCATCCGAGGTGAGCGCCGGAATTAACTTCGGGTGGCTCCAGGCTGGCACCACGACGCGTCTCGCGGTGAGCCCGCATGCGGGAATATCGTGGCGCATTAAGAGCGATCTCCTGTTTAGTCTTCGCGATCTGTTCAGTGTCGTGCCCCCAATCCAGATAGGTGGAGCTGGTGTCTACAACAGCACCATCGTTGCCCTTGGATATAGCTGGGAGAACGGCGACTTGAGTGCGGGGCCATCGGTCGCGGTCTACTTCATGCCGGCTTGCGGACGCACAATGTGTGGGCAAGTTGCCGGGATGGCGGCAGGCGCCCATGCGCAAAGCAACGCGTACATTGCCGGACCGCTCGGCGTGTCGGTGAGCGCGAACGTGGATTGGGTCGGCGGGAGAAGTCTTGTGCTTCCAGGTTATGTGTCGGTGCTTGTTGTCGCCGGCCCCGTGCTTCGATGGAGTGTAAAATGAACACAAAAGGAATTCTGCTGCCGATTGTGGCCGTCCTCATCTGCGTGCTAGCGGCATGCAACTGGACGGTAGGAGACTGCTATCCCCTCGAGGAGTGGGAGAGGGGTGCAGGTGCAGGTGGACCAGTCGGGCCGTCTGTTCCCGTCATCACCTCCGTCTCGTCAGGCGACTTCGGGGATGCGCCGCCGAGCGGATCGCAGTACGGTAGCGAGCGCAAGCTGCAGTGCAACAAAACGGACGACGAAGACGAGGAGGAGAGCCCGAGCGACAGCTCGGAGAGGCCGACAGATAGCCCGGAGAGCCCGCCAGACCCGTGCCCAGGATTCGGCGACATAGCCGGGGACGGCGCGACCTTCTTGAGCTGTAGCGATGCGTGCAGCTCGAAGTGCCCGCCGCCCGGGATGGCCCCATGGATATACGCAGATATTGATCCGTCGGAGTTCAAGTTTGTCACTATTGTCAAGGACGACGGCATGGACAAAGGCGGAGGATGGCAAGAGGCCAAGGCCAATTTGACATTCAGGAGACTCACTATCCCGCATGAGATCAAGAAATGGTCCTGCGCTTTTACCATCGGCATGCCGCTCCGGACTGAGATTTATGGACAAATCGATGCAGACCGTGCGGCCAGCCTCAGCAAGGAGATCACGGAGGACGTCGCAAACCGCATGGATTACTATCTCCCGCAGGAGGCGTTCTGCGACACGTTTCGCAAAGAGGCGGACGCTGCGTTCAAGTCTAAGTATAAGCGACTCGGTGCCAGGGTGACGAAATGATGGTGACAACTCGTTCCGAGCTGCTCGACGTCGTTTATCATTTCTACCCACGGGGCGTACGTTGCACCGAACGCAGCAACGTACCTCCCAATGGGTCCTTCTACGACGACACGGAGGAGCACCGCCGCCTGGTGGAAGCCGCAAACCGAGGACGAGCGGAGTACCCAACGTGGAAAGCGATGATCCGCCGCCTGGGGGATCGATACGGCCTTCAGAACGAGTCGCTCCACCTGTTGGCGGGAGGGGGCGACCCGGCGTACTCGGCCCGCATCTGGCTCACCGACGAAACAGCGCTCAGCTTCCACGTGTCCCTGCTCGGGCCATACTACGGGATCCACCTTCCCGGCATCCCCGAGGAGGAGCCGGTGGCGCGCGAGATCGCTCGGGAGATCGAGGCCACCTACCCCGGTTACCGACCGATCCCGGCGGAGCTCGGGAACGAGGTGGTGCCGGATGTGGCGATGGACACGGTGTTGATGGGCGAGGCGACGATCTACATGTGCCTCTTCTCGGTCGTGTGGACTTGGGTGGATCCGGAATAGACCTTCCCTGGCGTCCGCCGTCCACGTGGTCGGGCTCGTGCCGCGCCGCCGGCGAGGAGCTCGAGGCGAGCTCCGCGGCTTCGGCCCGCTGCGGCGCGGGCGCTGGGGTCGATGCGCACGTCGGCGAGCTCGAGAGCTATGGTCGTCCACCTGGTGGAGCTCGGCCATGTCGCGGCGGACGCCGGCGACCTCGCGATCGCGCGAACGTACACGGCGCCCGAGCAGATAGCGGGGCCGCGGCGTCGAGGAGCACCGCGGCGGGTTCCGCACCTTCCGGCGGACTGAAGGGAGCGGTTTATGAGAGGATGGGCTGTCCGATGAAAAGAAGAGCGTGGTCTCCCGGGTGCGGCGCGGTGGCAGTCTCCTTTAGCTCGGATCCCTGGGATTGGGCGTGGGTCGCCGTGGCACTGCTCGTGCTCGTCGGCATGGGCGCCGCGGTCGTCCTCGGCATCCGGCGCCG
The DNA window shown above is from Sorangium aterium and carries:
- a CDS encoding restriction endonuclease, encoding MATSNSKRKDTQARNDLVTEAIRLREKFMTRLDGCTFVDAKSLPLDEWLSKVDEIDGTQEFMMLSTCFPTSAHRKEYLDTIHSRDDASIRRLLRHFLPSMGTHPADLYHLQGVLAELGKQDARREIREYDVRLLRYLVTKGSEPVWEGIHWVLDAVRQAPRDAVQVLRTFLRANWQQLSDAYIAGLEDAAEIIRWRYLISPHTRDRCKGVVASLSPRDLELLAAALYDAMGYRYEVTRKSKDGGVDVIALSESGRKRQRHLIQCKHTRLVGVEPVNQILAVVERRRATQAVLLTSGRFTKGALAIQAEEDRVELVDGETLILRLNEYLGPDWYTRSERILAGVARRVGRTS
- a CDS encoding RHS repeat-associated core domain-containing protein — protein: MQLPAAHREADGRWVHYVNDPVGTPEQLLDDAGAIVGSLERRAFGLEAPRDGGASTPLRFPGQYEDAETGLYYNRYRYYDPADGMFVSPDPLGVAGGSGYYGYAVNPFAWIDPFGLASLREAERLLEDSENRSFGNNVGHARAHVPGPGQDPAALATSRPTKQTNTVFRSRNQALRSLRDIMTRDDAALRSLAPGQVHSGSHAPRETLEGLESQSGQPAQRACVNRITYSIGRLPNGQLHLLHFAPRQS